The Hermetia illucens chromosome 2, iHerIll2.2.curated.20191125, whole genome shotgun sequence genomic interval TTTTTACAGTGAGTTGAAAAACCAAAAACATTTTGAAACAAAGGCATATGGAAAGGTCTCTAAAACCTATCATAAAAAGCAAGAGGCATATATTATCGAATTGCGCCCATGTCCAAGACCAAAGCAGTAGTGTCCAAGTTAGAAATACTCACTTTCAGCTCGGCCCAACGATTCAGTGATATTCATTGTAAATCTGAACAGGCTAACATTAGGAGAGAACTACTTCGTCATTGATAGCACACTGTTCCACTGCTGGGCTGCCCAAAGGTCATGAAGGTCGCGATATAGGCACAACCACAATCACCATGGGGCTCCCACAATGGTGTCAACTAGAAATAACCGGGTCGAAAGCACATCTTCCAGGAATTATcctggtttccatggtaccagataacctccgttGAGGCTTCGTGACAAGAGTCACATAAAGTAAGtcccttaataataatcgttggcacaacaatccatattggatcagggccttgaagtgtgttagagcacttcattcaagaccgtaacggtacactacggtatactgtaggaggcaatgtggtcagcattgcgctcgcccgagattattaccccgatttgactcaggtactcattcacagctgagtcgtctggtatccgacgtcaaatcacgatacaaattccactgccaccagtgagatttgaaccgcgacatttCTTAcagcagccttgtgctctaaccactcagctatccggacacccggATAGGTGAGAGTTTAATCGTCTTCCTCGAATACTTGGAAAAGCACTACCCAATGACTTGATGGAAATGACCCCCATACGCTGAACAGACTCAGAAATCAGTTCTCTAAGTCTGCCTGCACACAATACAAGTCTGCCTGAAGGCAAGTTTCCGCGAGTacagaaactcattcaagctagcATCCCCCGTCAGAAGGATGCCCATCTCGATCACAAAGTGAAACTCCCTCAGGTAAACTCGCATTTCATCACCTTTCCTACTTTCGTGCTGCCTCTCATCGAACCGCTTTCTGACCACCAGATCACTGCTTATAAGATCTGTTTGCTCCAAAGGCACGCTCCCTTCTGATCCTGAACACCATGCATACCATGCACTTCATCTAGATCAAGAGGAAGGTCACCCGAAGATACCAGCATTACATATAGTGCAATGTACGGAAAGATACGGCAACAGCGCAACTCGCGGGCAAGCGTAAAACTGTTTTCTACCCCTCACCATCATCACAAAGTCGTACCAGGGAGGAGCCCCTACGCGGCACATGCAACAAATATACCGCGTTCACACTTCATTAACCGCCTGAGTGCTGCGGGGAAAAGTACATATATGCGTTATTCAGatcatttcttccttcttctcacgaaatcgccaccatttaatgcgcgctgGTCAGTGTGTTCCTCACGTTATTCACGCTATTCGGCAATCAACGATCAATATtacggtgcgatggtctcatagggaacgactttgcaatcagtgacggtggtaaaatatcggcgtcttatgGGAGTATAGTCGATTCGCGTTTTacttttcccactataaaatatagggtGATCAGACAATCATGAACAATGTacatattcataagtacaagtgcAAGTACAAGTCCGtaaaatcaattatacgctcgccgcCCCCATTGCGCGCGCTAAATCGCttccccccatggcacctgttaccgtctacctTTTTACCAAACATTACCATTATAATTCCTGCAGTGATGGTATGTCAGAATGCAtttttcttggcatcaggtcgacacGCATATCAGCTGGTATAATAGTTAGCTTCgtaagccggtcatcaaatcgttccacttctttaatggcgtcacggaaattctctgagatggtaatgctAACATCGTATAAAGTGTATGTGCCACCAAgctagagaagtttatagccattttcaccacgttcgcgttctatgtcgcagcttttgcaaTCAAACCATCGGGTTCCTTGTAGAGCGGAGAcaacaatgcgccttttccgcaGGGCTTTTGCGATGTTCTTGGTCTTTCTAGTTagagtgccaatatttagcgtgcaggcacgtatttgttttgcttattTACGTCCTGACCACTTCTATGCGTcaaaaacccttgcccatttatcGACAGAGCCGGGGCCCATCCAGCCGCGTCGACTAAGGTACTAAGGGATGCCTTAGCTTTTCCCCGGGGCTTGTAACTCattcatgttgtttttaacgatATTGGATGCATGTTgtcacgggacctgtcaccaagtgaGAGCAAGTACCATTACTAAACTAAGTATTAGTTTCCAATTgatttcttcctcttcctccatgcgcgacctatccactgccacttctattTTCTGATAAACGCGTTTACCATTAGTGGGACGCATTCCGATTGTGTCGATCTAGAGTACCCCGATAACAAGGCAATAACATCTGATAAGGAACAACTAAACCTCCGAATAACAATGACGGCTGTTCTTCAAGTGCTGCAGCCATCAAATAGCATAAAAAGAATTTCGGTGAGGAATAAACACAAATTGATATAGTTGTTGCGGTAACtgcattttccagattttaaacaaaataGCGAACGCTTCCTAGATTTACACTTTTTTGACGTCCTCAATTCTCTGAACATTTCCGGAATGTTCCTTCTGCATAGAGGATTCAGATAGAATCTCTGTCGAGCACTTTCTCGAAATGTTAATATTGTCGGTGAAGGAAAATTCAGAGTTGAAATTAGCCCGCTCTCTCTCGACCGAGTTATCAGGTGTTCTTTAACGCATTTCAGGACTACATCAGCTATTATTCTTGGGACATTAAGAAGCCACCGCTCTTACATTGAAGGCTTCCGTCCTTCTTCTTAAGTTGGTGCTTACCGCACCAATGGAATGGTGGATTCTTTTCTCACGATAATGGAGCTCTATCATGACGTACCGATGAGCTGTTCTTCTGGGACATAACAGAGTAACGACGcgcaagcgaaggtaagcaATCATCAAATGATGTTCACTTTCAGGCCGATTTTAGCACTTTTTTTGTTATGTATATTCAAAAGACAAATTTGTTTCTGGTCACCCGAAAGCCAACTGATCTTGTGACAGGTCCTGTGCTCGAACAGCGTACCCCCGATGATGAGGCGGTGGTATTCATAGAAGTCCACCCACTCTTCACCCTAGCCGGTCGACCGACAGTTTCTAATATCAACTGAACACAAATTTTATCCCCAACTTCTCCCTGAATGTTTCTTGACGATTCAGGCTCTAGTTACTCTTCTTGACCCCTTTTTCAAGGCGATTGGTGACTGCTTTTCCAACAACATATGAAAAGATGTTTTAATATTACGAATCaatgaaaataaatgtaaaaaagACTGGAGTTAAATGTTAAGGGTCCTTACCCAAGACGCTTGCCCACATCATCTAGCATTTGCGCAACTAGCGGGGATGTTAAAAATTTACTCGGTGCCGAATCAGGTGCTTTGAGATTATTCAAGACAGCCGACCAGGAAGGACAATTTTTCACTGGGACCAGAAAAGAATCATTTTCAGGACGAGCAGGCTGAGATATGGCATTATACGCTCCAGGCCCAAATAATCCTTCTATGAATGCTTTCATGCTCGCTTCCGTCCGTTGCTTTCCCGTATGATGAAACTAGAACGAAAATGGTTAAACTAATGGCAACCTTCTAAATAATATAACCAAAAAGATAACTGAAGTCCGGAATAAATTCCACAAGATTATTTGCAGAAGTTATGATTAACTTAAACCTTCAATTATTATttaccaaaaatttacttggttCATATTCTCTTCCAAGTAACTCCGGATAGACCTTTTTGTAATCTTCCGCAATTCCTTTCAAATCATTCCACCCCTTGGAGAAAAGCAAGAAAATAACTTTGGAATTGGTTACTTTTTAACAAGCAAAAAAAACAGATGCAGAAATTTTACCTGAACTGTCAAATATTCATCTTTATCGTTAGTTATATTTCTATCTATTACCCAGTCTTTTAGCAATTTCAAATCTTGGACGCAAAGAGCTCCCTTTGCAGGTGCTGATTTTTTAACTTCATAATTTTCGATAATTTGATCACGGAGCTGTTGATGGCAGTAAAAagttataaaaaatttgtttcataATAAAAAGAGAGACTAGATGGTGTTCAAATGCTTACAGATATTAACTCCGAAATGGCTTCTACTTCCTCTCTCTCTGGTAACCTCGTACCATGTCTAGATAGCAGCCAAAATCGTACTGGCTTACAATCTGAAATGAAACCTTGAAAAATGTTGTATTGCACGCTGAAATGGCCATACTCACTTGGTACCATGTACTGATCGGCGTAGTCAGTTCCTTTTACTAACTGGTAAGCTGAGTTGCTTGAGCGATGCTTTATCTGCTCCTGATCTTTATCCGTACTGTAGCAATATTCTTCGCAACATTCAGCTCCAAAATGTTTTCTTGCGAATGCATTTTGATAAAGTATGGCAGGAACCAAGAACATAAACAGTTGTTTTTTACCCATGTCGGGTTAAAAAGGTAGAACTGTGTAAAAAAGCTATATATACTATAAGCTACTATTACTTAAcaattataattaaaaaagGGAATGGTTTCTTCACGGCGGAGATTTGAAAATGACAGAAATAAAGTATTTTGGTATTGATATCAATACTAGCAGGATTAAAAACCTTGATcacatttaaaaattattcatgtTGAAGTTGAAGCAAACTGAGAAGACTAGCATGTTAAAACACATATTCGTATATTTATTTAGGACGAATTATCGCTCAGACTGATGAAATGCAAGCTGAGCATTACATATCATGTTGAATGCTAAAATGAAACACTCCATGGTCCGTTGATGACTTTCCACTTATTGAAACGTATCTTTTCCTACTAGATTATGTAGTGCCCGCGACTTGTCCAATGACAACCTGACGAGAGAGTGCATTTACTAATACgcagcatttcttctttttctcaagTGTTTAGCACTTTTTAGTTTATTCCAATATGCTTCCTTTCCTAACTCCCATCCCGACATTCATTTATATCCaacatttaatatttaaaactattgattttattttatttataagaaGCTACTGCCTggtacttttccttaaaaatctgaaaacccaTTTCCatctaaatattttaattgtACCATAATAATTCCCTAATATGAAGTGTTAGTTGAGGcgaatataaatttattttgtgATCAGAAAATTTTgcgtaatttttgtttttacacgAGGTCGGATTAGCGGAACTGGACCGGCTGGGGAAGACGGACCGGTGATCAGCTGTACTTAGTGTGGAAGAGTTTATAGACGTTCTTGCAGTGATCGAGAAAGGAGAAAGTCGCTAGTAAATTTATGATGTGTAGTTCGAAAGGAATATTAGTTGAATATATTAGATAGTTCATAGTTCATATATTAGATACATAGTTCGTCGGAGGGAGAGAGTAAATACCAATTATTGAAACAAGTAAGACTGCGCGGGGATGGTTAGGTGTTCTCACGGGATGCGGTCAACCTTAGTGTTCTTCGTGGAGCTTAATTTGACTTATGTTCGTTGCACTCGCATCGACCGTCAAAAATTAATGTAAATTCATAAATGCATTTATTACTGTACTAACTTTATAAACGTATTGCGCCTTTGTATGGGGATCGGTAAGCGCCTGGGGATTATATGCGTTACGATGTTCTTCAAGTGAGATTAAAATGAGGAAACATTTCAACTCCTTTGGAACCGACATTgtatatattcatcatcatcatcaacttcgcaacaaccggtatccggtctaggcccgccttaataaggaactccagacatcccggttttgcgccgaggccaccaattcgatatccctaaaagctgcctggcatcctgacctacgccatcgctccatcttaggcagggtctgccccgtcttctttttctaccatagatattgcccttatagactttccgggtgatatcattctcatccatacggattaagtgactcgcccaccgtaacctattgagccggattttatccacaactggacggcatggtatcgctcatagatttcgtcattgtgtaggctacggaatcgtccatcctcatgtagggggccaaaaaaatccgtaaaaattgtatatattGGCTGCCCTTAAAGCTGGTATATTAGCATCCACCGCGACCACTATGGCCATTAGCCTATCATAATTCAGACAAAGCAGCGTATAACAACTCCACCCGTCGATGCAATGCAGGACGAACGTATGTATTAGCGTATCTCTGACATAGtccagaaggatgctttctattagCAACGGCACGTAGTTCAGAAGAGGCTTAccgaaggtgacattgtgatcgtgatgagtaaACTGAACGCCAAGTGGGACAACAGGTTGCTCGTTTATGTGCTAGAGAAGCACAGTCTGGACGACTGCAACGATAATGGTGGTAGGTTTGTGGCTTTCTACAGTTCCCATCACGTCGTAATTGGTGCCACATTGTTTGAACACAGAGCTCGCCATAAGGTTAGTTGAATTTCAGCTGATCGACAACGTACGAGCGCGGATGTGGGTAACAAGAGAAGAGCTGACAAGCAgcaagcgaccattagatgatCAGCCTTAAAAAGAAACACCATGTAATGATCGCTTGAGCACCTGTTGCGTCCGAAGTTTCTCGCAGTGTTGGGGAGCTGCAGCCCCGAGCTCAACATCGATCGCTTATATCACCCAATTGTTGGGAAAGCAATCTTGCTGATCAAATAGCAGACATCTGAGAATATTTATAAGCCTTCAGCCTccaataaaaatgtttttttctggaATGCTAGGCCGGTCAACAATCATACCTTTAAGGGGGTTCACAAGATTTGCTTAGCTCCGAAATAATGGAAGCGAATTGGAGAATGTAAGGTATTGAAGGTTCTACTGACCACTCCCAACGTTAGTGATCGTCACGGGCTCCAAATCCGATGCCGTACAAATTCTCGGAAAGTTCACCTTAGTGTGCGCCGtgtgatttgtttttgttgtttgtcGGTCACGCTTCGCCACAATTGTTAAACACAATCGCATCCAATTAAATTCCTTCTCTTGTGAATTAAATAGTTAGTCGCTGTAACATGTGAATATTGGCTGCTTgtccaagtagaagagaaatcatctcgacaatcaatgcactcaaatcaAGCAAAACCGTTGGACTTGGCGTTCTCAAGTTAGAGTTATTTaatgctgcacctgcagtttccgcaaatctactacttccactaatacagaaatcctgggaatccgatcgataaaattccaaagaagtgcATTTGTCTTGAGTACTGcaattagaggggtatctgcgtgctccctgccgtcgcaaagataatagctaaaataatactgGAGCGCCTCAAGAAATATCTCGAAAGATTGATCGATAGAcagcaggctgatttccgctttggatcctcccgtattgaccacatcaataccttACAgaacattttggaacagtgcatggAGTTCAGATGTTCGGTTAAGctactctttatcgatttctagAAGGCAGCGTGAATagggagtatatctggcgtATTCTACGCAGAGattctaatagctattatcaaaatgTATCGAGGTAAAACCTCGGAGTAATTGCATCTTCTCAGCGATATTCTTCTCCTTGCTATCGGTGATCTAAAATTCCTCTCCTACCTCTACCACGctcatgacatctgcttgctctttcaTCAAGTCATGGACTTTGCAAAATGTCTCTGAatgaacaaaactaaggttcttagCCTGAacctgcattaatgggcggagcatcgaaggcattgatcaatttgtatatctaagaagcgcGATTTGTGCCGTTGTACCAAACTGGATatcgctcgacgcattaacatgCCTCCTCTGCCTCATCTAAAATTTGCAAATGCACCACCAAgttcaagttgagactatttgTAATAATGTTCTTTCCATGCTgctgtatgggagtagcacatggaaagggagccccattgttactcaaaaccTCCAAGCCTTTGTCAACACTTGCCTGTGGCGTACCATTGGAGTACGCCGACCCGgtactatttcgaacaaagaacttggttgacgatgtgatcagaaggataggtcatacattaaggaggggccacaattccattgctggtatgtcatgcagtggaacccactacCCTAAGATGGCGACGACTGGGTTTcctcaagagcacttggcgcagaacagtatagGAAGAGTGGAAATGTCTCAGGAAGTCCTGGGGAAGTTGAAGAGCATTTCAACGAGCCATGAACGATGGCACATAGGCATTGTCCCATCAAGAGGTAAATGTGAACCACACAGGAGGCAAGTGCAAAGCAGAAGGATAATTATTCATAATGTCCATATTGCTCATTGAAGGGCAGAAGCTGCAGCCGCAAGtgccagaaaaataaaaattataaagataCAACTTTAGAAGGTGTTACTGGGGAGGtttgaaaatgataaaattgaaatacaaaaaaaaatgtgtaacTGGCTTGGGACGATCCGAGAAATTACTGGGTAATGAGGTACATCACTCGACGATAGTAGGGATGCATGGCCGTTGAAGTCATATGTACGATATTGATTGTGACGCTAAGAACGAAGATTCTGAGGAGCAAGTGTTGGCTACCGTTTAAAAACTAGCAACTTGCGAATCAGGTCTTTCTAATTGATATCACTCGGTTTGCAATGATACCATCGACACTTCAAAAAATTAACAGAAGGTCATATTGCTGATTTGGCTTCAGTAAGGACCTCCAAAATCAAGATAATTTTCGACATCATTCTGGAATATTTGCCCGTCTAAATTGTCTCTGCCTcggctctgggagcagcgtgaccgaagtggtggtctgatgagttgcccctgccctggacgaagcaGCAAGTcgtcatttttttaattttggggtTCTAGCCCAGAACAGAGGGGTTTTTTTCCGATTAGtacggtccgccatcaagtgcgTGGCGAACTCCCATATATTCTTGAAAAGTTAGTCagtattaaaatttataaattattcCAAAATCCCCGTATGGCTTCCCTCGATATTTTAATTTTACAGCAACttacaaataaattaattttaaaaataaatgatttgtTTCCTCCGTCCACCAAGCGCTTCCGCACAATCCGTCCCGACATAATTGGCTCCTTGCAAGACTGTCAGGGCTTCACAATCAACGGTAGGTTAACctggtggcctgaggcgatacctctgaaagaaaTTTCTGCATAATTTTTATTCCATACTTTGgcgtgccggcaattataaccAACGAAAAAGGAACGCAGTTCGAGGCAGAGTTCGGCAAAATCGCGATGAATTTGTTACAAGTCTTGCGGGTGCTCAAAAGTAGCGATGAGGAAGACGGCGCAGCAATCCTgtcgccaaaccaaaaccaagtggccgaggtaaacctccatagtggtgacactgggaaacgctgtattcactttggtttgtcAGCCTTGGTGCAGTAGCAAATGTTCCAAGCTGTagcagggcgatcagacccgaatctacACGGGAGCTTATCTGAAGCGGctttagtcacgaaaccttatcaggggatagcccctgaattcatatGTTCCGGGAGAATGTTTGGAGGATGTgaattcagctcggttgttgcggttgatgatgaaatccgcgcacggttgttgtcagccaacagagcctatttcagcttacaaagactgttccgctcgaaacgtcaaagctcttactgtacaagactatgatcttgccagtcctcatgtattcctcggaaacttgggttcttagcaagaaaaattgtgaactcttggccgcgttcgagagaagaatcctccgaagaatttttggttccctacatgaggatgggcaattccgtagcttacacaatgacgaaatctatgagcgataccgtccggttgtggataaaatccggctcaatagattacggtaggcgagtcacttaatcggtatggatgaggatgatcccacccggaaagtctataaggacaatatctatggtagaaaaagaagacggggcagatcctgcctaagatggaaggatggcgtaggccaggacgctagacagcttttagggatatcgaattggtggacctcggtgcaaaaccgggatgtctggagttccttattaaggcaggcctagaccggataccggttgttgcgccgttgatgatgatgatgttgcggTTGTAGCTTTAGTAAGagcttcatggaggttgtgaTTGCGTTCAAATAAACAGGAACACTTAGGCCTCAAACGTGGTATTGCGTctcaacacgggtaccgtacttgcatccaccaatatgaatactgaaccatgcactcagtatagactggtaccgttgcgctagtcacggtggggctctgattgtggtcacaaaatcaatctgtgtgtTAAGAATTGACAAGTACTCACGGAAATCCTCAGAGACGTAACTGCGAGTCTTTTGGAGCTGGCATACAGGGAAACGTGAGACTACTTAGCGACTTTGTACTCGACACTAGATTAAGCCTCAACACCCCCTGATTATTGCGTTTGCTCAAGGACATCAGCTTTACGATATCCTCCAAATCACCTAACCTAGCATACGTTCTTTCTTTGATATTTGTAGAAGTTTGCCtaggtcatagcttggatgtgaagTTCATCAATGCCGCACGCGACTCATAATgagcttcttttttttcttggtaaataaaaatgttttccaCTACTGTTGGCGGTAGTATCACAGAAGAATACTTCTGGTACTGTCTCCGTATAGTTTTGTGAGAAACTTGGCGTCAACCGATACGTAATACGTACGCtcaaattatatatgtatataagtaACGACAGAACACGGCTCTCAATTATTTAGGCAGGACCCAGGGAAATCACCAATTTAAAGATGATGTGaagttatcattattattaattttataaccAGTTTTATTAAAACAACTTTGGATTAGGTCGGATTAAATATCACTTTTTACTATATATCATCTAACTCCGTCTTCTTCGAGATACTGGCCCAGTAAACATTTTATTTGGTTCCACTTTTTGTTATATTTCGTTTAAATAATGAGGGCGATCTTGAGTATTGACTGGCCCCCGCTTTGCTTAAAGTTCCTCACGAAAATTTTAAACTCATCgcaaagaattaaaaaaaaaagatacgatCTGAAACAATTATAGGTTTTTGCTAATGTAATTTATTTTACTCGCATATACCTATATTTCGGAAAACACTTGCtttcttcatcagtgctagatGTCCTTGtagagaaaaagcaaagaaacctctaattattgcaaataatttaatcgttagAAACACCCCAAGATTACACTTAGAATCTTCTATTTCTTTGTTCGGTTTGGAATAAATCATGGTGAATGTGTAATAAGCCATTGGATTTTTCACTTTTCTGAAAAGATACGCTAATTCTactattttaattttgaaatccaCGCCCAAGTGTATATGAGAAGTAATTATTGAAGTTGATACGCGGGGCTATGTTTGGGCTGGGGTTCGAGTCGGTAAAATGCGTTCGAGTATAAATAATTACAATTGAGATGACAATTGACAAAATGCACTCACCTAAAAGTCCTTAACGTAAGTTTACAACATTTGAACCGAAAGATTTGGATTCATTCCACTATAAGGGAACTCTGAGCAAAAGTATTCTCAGCACCGAACTATTAGACTGAAGGGCCTAAAAGTCCATCCTAACTTGACTGAATCACCGACACTACCATTTGTGGTATCCCATACTAGATTTCTATAAAACTTGCGCTTATGAACTTTCCCAATATTTCGTCGTATGAATCGTTTATGTTTGTAGCTTTGACCATATCTTCAATAAACATGCTATTATAAGACACTTTTTGTACAAAGAGCACGCCCATACATACTATACATATGTGATTAGCATATCGCAAGCAATGTTGTGATTACTACATGTTATACATTGTCAAACAATGGCCACAATCGCCGTGCGTCTAATGCACGTTAGCAGCCGTTTGAGGACATATTTACTTACTTCATTGGAATAAGGTTAGCTGCTACTAAAATTGTCGCTAGGTCTCATTAGTGGATTACGAAATTTACCATAAATAGAGCTGACATTTGCAAACTCGTTAATATATAAAGCTATTGATTGGTTAAGGATTGTTATTTTCCATTTATTAGTGTCCGAATATGTTGAATGATGAACTGTGTAACTATCCATGTGGACAGATGCGTGATGCATAAATTGAAGTGATAAAATATCTTAGGaattggaaaccggaagctcggcgcttctggAAAGAAAGGTTCCGTAcacttttatgtaagaatatttgagtgcacgATGCTTCTATATATACATCGCTGGTAGTGTATATTCGTTGAGGATATCCGACTGGTCACTTCAATGTAATGCTCGGTGGAATGGTGTAGTCACTTGGGCGAAAGAGACAACATTGACCTATCATAGGTTTGCTCCTAATAGAACGATTTCCATCAGCATGAGGCTCCATATTATCGCCTACAgaattgcaaaatttgatgGTTCTATGATGAACTTAATAAGGTTGGCAGTAaattcattaactttatttgaacagatatcggaggtattttgaggcctatttGTCACATGCGCCTGCATACCATCGTTTTCCTCAGATTTTTTCGATTcctttgtttttaaaaatgggTCCTTCAAATAAGTCACCACTTTCAAGCCACTGCATTGCGTCCTTTACAGTTTATGTTAAAACTGAAATCATTTTgggaaagtattaatcaagaCTTTTGCATGACTATATTGGGTGATAAAAAATTGTACGCATGTATGGCGACCTTTCCTAAACTCAACTTGGAACGATGTTATTCGCTTTATGTGTGGGGGTTGgcaattccaatttttttacTAAATTCCGTATGCCAACCTTTGCTCGAAATTTCGTATCGTGACACGCAAACAGTCTAGGCCCCACAAGAATAATAGGGAgtaacggtttcatccaggccagaggcaactc includes:
- the LOC119648564 gene encoding multiple inositol polyphosphate phosphatase 1-like, translating into MGKKQLFMFLVPAILYQNAFARKHFGAECCEEYCYSTDKDQEQIKHRSSNSAYQLVKGTDYADQYMVPNCKPVRFWLLSRHGTRLPEREEVEAISELISLRDQIIENYEVKKSAPAKGALCVQDLKLLKDWVIDRNITNDKDEYLTVQGWNDLKGIAEDYKKVYPELLGREYEPSKFLVNNN